A region of Culicoides brevitarsis isolate CSIRO-B50_1 chromosome 1, AGI_CSIRO_Cbre_v1, whole genome shotgun sequence DNA encodes the following proteins:
- the LOC134838450 gene encoding uncharacterized protein LOC134838450 isoform X2 → MSEPPSKKQKTFHKIDFESLHVQNFKEQKHCDVTFWCKNTDGDLRKIGAHKMMLVLVSDVFETMFYGKTAENDVVTKSEEVLIDDITIDTFTDFLSDVKFENSIEICRFYYAAHKYNCKEALKFIHEAALDRLDLTNCLVFYETALLHDDCSLKDAALKKIQEDISAVIISTEFLTANPESVNLIFQSEHLSINSEMELVWALQRYIDHNQERDPKIALKVRPALQIIRFLTLRENDIRQTSLLSDDEKKAIIECLKDSSLDSDSNLAGMPDGFSISRSKRISKIHILSKIFKGYSFRCINPCHYTSYSNHSSWNCCNLSVSVRNKIKEIFEKYEHTNIVLYSNDDLISLYEAYTEGGLVKS, encoded by the exons ATGAGTGAACCTCcatcaaaaaagcaaaaaacctTTCACAAAATTGATTTCGAGTCGCTTCACGTGCAAAATTTCAAGGAACAAAAACATTGCGATGTCACATTTTGGTGCAAAAATACCGACGGAGACCTGAGAAAGATTGGAGCCCACAAAATGATGCTCGTTTTGGTGAGTGACGTCTTCGAGACGATGTTTTATGGGAAAACTGCGGAAAATGATGTCGTTACGAAGAGTGAAGAGGTCTTAATAGACGACATCACAATTGATacttttacggattttttgtc TgatgtaaaatttgaaaattctatTGAGATTTGTCGCTTTTACTATGCCGCTCACAAATACAATTGTAAAGAAGCTCTAAAATTTATCCATGAAGCTGCCTTAGATAGGCTTGATTTGACGaattgtttagttttttatgaaactgCGTTACTGCATGATGACTGTTCGCTCAAAGATGCTGCTTTGAAG aaaattcaggAAGACATCAGTGCAGTAATTATTTCCACGGAATTTTTGACTGCAAATCCCGAAAGTGTCAACTTAATTTTCCAAAGTGAACATTTATCGATCAACTCGGAAATGGAACTTGTCTGGGCACTTCAGCGCTACATCGATCACAATCAAGAACGAGACCcgaaaattgctttgaaagtTCGTCCTGCGCTTCAAATCATTCGTTTCTTGACATTGCGCGAAAATGACATTCGACAAACTTCATTGCTTTCGGATGATGAAAAGAAAGCAATTATTGAATGTTTGAAAGATTCGAGCTTGGATTCAGATTCAAATTTGGCGGGAATGCCTGATGGCTTCTCAATCAGTCGATCAAAGAGAATCTCGAAAATccatattttgtcaaaaatcttcaaaggATACTCGTTTCGCTGCATTAATCCGTGCCATTACACAAGTTACTCAAACCATTCCTCGTGGAATTGCTGTAACCTTAGTGTCAGTGTGAGAAATAAGATAAaggagatttttgaaaaatacgaACATACGAATATTGTACTTTATAGTAATGATGATCTGATATCGCTCTACGAAGCTTACACAGAAGGTGGATTAGTTAaaagttga
- the LOC134838450 gene encoding BTB/POZ domain-containing protein 6-like isoform X1, giving the protein MSEPPSKKQKTFHKIDFESLHVQNFKEQKHCDVTFWCKNTDGDLRKIGAHKMMLVLVSDVFETMFYGKTAENDVVTKSEEVLIDDITIDTFTDFLSFIYGSDVKFENSIEICRFYYAAHKYNCKEALKFIHEAALDRLDLTNCLVFYETALLHDDCSLKDAALKKIQEDISAVIISTEFLTANPESVNLIFQSEHLSINSEMELVWALQRYIDHNQERDPKIALKVRPALQIIRFLTLRENDIRQTSLLSDDEKKAIIECLKDSSLDSDSNLAGMPDGFSISRSKRISKIHILSKIFKGYSFRCINPCHYTSYSNHSSWNCCNLSVSVRNKIKEIFEKYEHTNIVLYSNDDLISLYEAYTEGGLVKS; this is encoded by the exons ATGAGTGAACCTCcatcaaaaaagcaaaaaacctTTCACAAAATTGATTTCGAGTCGCTTCACGTGCAAAATTTCAAGGAACAAAAACATTGCGATGTCACATTTTGGTGCAAAAATACCGACGGAGACCTGAGAAAGATTGGAGCCCACAAAATGATGCTCGTTTTGGTGAGTGACGTCTTCGAGACGATGTTTTATGGGAAAACTGCGGAAAATGATGTCGTTACGAAGAGTGAAGAGGTCTTAATAGACGACATCACAATTGATacttttacggattttttgtc ATTCATCTACGGAAGTgatgtaaaatttgaaaattctatTGAGATTTGTCGCTTTTACTATGCCGCTCACAAATACAATTGTAAAGAAGCTCTAAAATTTATCCATGAAGCTGCCTTAGATAGGCTTGATTTGACGaattgtttagttttttatgaaactgCGTTACTGCATGATGACTGTTCGCTCAAAGATGCTGCTTTGAAG aaaattcaggAAGACATCAGTGCAGTAATTATTTCCACGGAATTTTTGACTGCAAATCCCGAAAGTGTCAACTTAATTTTCCAAAGTGAACATTTATCGATCAACTCGGAAATGGAACTTGTCTGGGCACTTCAGCGCTACATCGATCACAATCAAGAACGAGACCcgaaaattgctttgaaagtTCGTCCTGCGCTTCAAATCATTCGTTTCTTGACATTGCGCGAAAATGACATTCGACAAACTTCATTGCTTTCGGATGATGAAAAGAAAGCAATTATTGAATGTTTGAAAGATTCGAGCTTGGATTCAGATTCAAATTTGGCGGGAATGCCTGATGGCTTCTCAATCAGTCGATCAAAGAGAATCTCGAAAATccatattttgtcaaaaatcttcaaaggATACTCGTTTCGCTGCATTAATCCGTGCCATTACACAAGTTACTCAAACCATTCCTCGTGGAATTGCTGTAACCTTAGTGTCAGTGTGAGAAATAAGATAAaggagatttttgaaaaatacgaACATACGAATATTGTACTTTATAGTAATGATGATCTGATATCGCTCTACGAAGCTTACACAGAAGGTGGATTAGTTAaaagttga
- the LOC134837157 gene encoding uncharacterized protein LOC134837157 encodes MTESPEKKRKISHKIDYNALHLSSFVEQKHCDIKFECKDISGCPSIIGAHKMMLMSVSEVFETMFYGDAEGSSGVNNEIFVIQDITMETFKHFLGFIYGLDIQLKNAQNVSDFYYAAQKYACKDALLFVHEVAINSLCLNNCLVFYETASRHSDDTLKAACIQIFKVQINDLLSSSEFLKAAPETINSLFELDFPAVFSEIDFLWALERYIRHNDKTDSEIASKVRSALKQIRFLTLHENDIQATFLLTDEEKEALIKCLPDDANLSEMPEGFSVLCKKRQFRLYIVKADVQLFARMQEIHNRKTCSKCSFANNHTLWECSKVAGNKQQIKDIYEKYQHKDLTLYTHDDLEALYAAYKKTGLIN; translated from the exons ATGACTGAGAGTCcagaaaaaaagcgaaaaatctcGCATAAAATTGATTACAATGCACTCCATTTGAGTTCCTTTGTCGAACAAAAACATTGTGACATCAAGTTTGAATGCAAAGACATTTCTGGCTGCCCTTCAATCATTGGAGCTCACAAAATGATGCTGATGTCTGTGAGCGAAGTCTTCGAAACGATGTTTTATGGTGATGCAGAAGGAAGTTCTGGAGTTAAcaacgaaatttttgtgattcagGACATCACGATGGAGACTTTTAAGCATTTTCTGGG gtTTATTTATGGACTTgatattcaactaaaaaacgCTCAGAATGTCTCTGACTTTTACTACGCCGCACAAAAGTACGCTTGCAAGGATGCTCTGCTGTTTGTTCATGAAGTCGCCATAAATAGTCTCTGCTTAAACAATTGTTTGGTATTTTATGAAACGGCGTCACGTCACTCTGATGACACTTTGAAAGCTGCTTGCATCCag ATCTTTAAGGTACAAATTAACGATTTACTTTCCTCCtcggaatttttaaaagccgCTCCTGAAACTATCAATTCCCTTTTTGAGCTTGATTTTCCAGCAGTTTTTtccgaaattgattttttgtgggCTCTCGAACGTTACATTCGTCACAATGACAAAACTGACTCCGAAATTGCTTCGAAAGTTCGTTCAGCTCTCAAGCAAATTCGTTTCTTGACATTACATGAAAATGACATTCAGGCAACTTTTTTGTTGACGGATGAGGAAAAAGAAGCTCTGATCAAATGTTTGCCTGATGATGCCAATTTGTCAGAAATGCCTGAGGGATTTTccgttttgtgcaaaaaacgTCAGTTTAGACTTTATATTGTCAAAGCTGATGTTCAGTTATTCGCCAGGATGCAAGAAATTCATAACAGAAAGACATGTAGCAAATGTTCGTTTGCTAATAACCATACTTTATGGGAATGTTCCAAAGTCGCAGGCAATAAGCAGCAAATTAAAGATATTTATGAGAAATATCAACATAAGGATTTGACTTTGTACACTCATGATGACTTAGAAGCACTTTATGCGGCTTACAAAAAAACTGGACTCATAAATTGa
- the LOC134827158 gene encoding uncharacterized protein LOC134827158: MQAASFLPAIATWIEDEFVPQMVKDGKLRVENQAPDDEVKIRAVHAHPLEVSGFALSTPFKVHVELYTFANPSRVTAHNLVVKKTPPLPPEIFAGAQLEALFKNEAIAYTEIIPMLSNKEKYPKYYYSETKPTEATLAMEDFSYHGWKMSNSVVNLSLDHILCAVTELGSFHGEMYALKESKPDIFHSIASKLIETRYANMDDTLQLVMKASVERAIKYVKESNFNEKVPAEFLEQLNVLLAGDIQEYGRRAVKPIEPLAVITHSDYLRNNIAFKYENDDPSQKPIDAMMFDMQTMRYCTPAIDLVSLLAISAMHEIRAPNLDLILKTYHDKLCSVLEAKIGQIPEKYNFESFYREYVRFLPHGIHISTCFLSMLLDPVENLHEMMAEKFTPEKVDELIEMSMNRGGEVLDIEIAHQIQECYELYQKFNLKL; the protein is encoded by the exons ATGCAGGCAGCTTCGTTTCTTCCCGCCATTGCGACATGGATTGAAGATGAGTTTGTGCCTCAAATGGTCAAAGATGGAAAGCTGAGAGTTGAGAATCAGGCGCCTGATGACGAGGTTAAAATTCGTGCGGTACATGCGCATCCCCTTGAAGTATCTGGGTTCGCGTTATCGACACCGTTTAAAGTCCACGTTGAGTTGTATACTTTTGCGAATCCAAGCCGCGTAACGGCACACAATTTGGTCGTTAAG AAAACGCCTCCATTGCCTCCAGAGATATTCGCAGGCGCCCAATTAGAAGctcttttcaaaaatgaagCTATCGCTTACACCGAAATCATTCCCATGCTAAGCAACAAGGAGAAATACCCCAA ATATTACTACTCCGAAACAAAGCCAACGGAAGCGACATTGGCGATGGAAGATTTCTCGTATCATGGCTGGAAAATGTCAAACAGCGTTGTTAATTTATCACTGGATCATATTTTGTGTGCAG TTACGGAATTGGGCTCGTTCCACGGCGAAATGTATGCCTTAAAGGAGTCAAAACCAGACATTTTTCACAGTATTGCAAGCAAACTCATCGAAACGCGTTACGCTAACATGGATGATACATTACAACTCGTAATGAAAGCATCAGTAGAACGAGCGATTAAATACGTGAaggaaag caatttcaatgaaaaagtcCCTGCTGAGTTCCTTGAACAGCTCAACGTTTTATTGGCAGGCGATATACAGGAATATGGACGACGTGCTGTAAAACCCATTGAACCCTTAGCAGTTATTACACATTCCGATTACTTACGAAACAACATAGCCTTCAAATACGAAAATGAC GATCCTTCCCAAAAACCAATTGACGCGATGATGTTTGATATGCAGACGATGCGTTACTGTACGCCAGCGATAGATTTGGTATCGTTGCTCGCTATTTCAGCAATGCACGAAATTCGGGCGCCAAATTTAGATTTGATTCTAAAAACGTATCACGATAAGCTGTGTTCCGTACTCGAAGCGAAAATTGGACAAATTCctgaaaaatacaattttgaaagtttttacaGGGAATATGTGAGATTTTTGCCCCATGGAATTCATATTTCGACTTGTTTTTTGTCAATGTTGCTGGATCCAGTTGAAAATTTGCACGAAATGATGGCGGAGAAATTTACGCCGGAAAAAGTTGACGAACTTATTGAAATGAGTATGAATCGTGGGGGAGAAGTTTTGGATATAGAAATTGCTCATCAGATTCAAGAGTGTTATGAGCTGtatcagaaatttaatttaaaattatga
- the LOC134828712 gene encoding sodium-independent sulfate anion transporter-like isoform X2 — MSSVPLKKFNADYSEIPHDDDYREQFPSMGNLVKRSAQSCCSAKMLKRRIPVASWAPKYKTKFLFEDLVAGVTVGLTAIPQGIAYAVVAGLPPQYGLYSGFMGSFMYIFFGSCKATTIGPTAIMALMTQPYITGKSPDFAVLLAFLSGIITLILGLLNLGFLVQFISTSVISGFTTAAAITIASGQIKSLLGLPGKGTEFLEAWENFFKNVKYTKWQDATLGISSIVVLLLLKKCGEHRGRWRSLAKYISLSRNAIIVFAGVLIAYLFDINGMVPFQLTGEIARGFPPFTLPPFSTTVNNETIGFSAMLSELGSATIAIPLISILETVTIATIFCEKGSAVDATQEMIACGLCNIVNSFVSAMPTTGSFTRSAVNHSSGVRSPLSGLFTGGLVLMALGLLTSTFYYIPKSTLAAVIIAAMFGMVEFHEIWETFKTKRIDVIPILVTLFACLFIGLEYGILVGVGVNLLMVLLSSSRPTIDLEHSIVGEHELLLVTPKQNLIFTCADFFRYKTVKYVVQNRHVDWIAINGEYIQNVDMTAMKKLANMIDSLQDQGKNVVLWNWNHKAAFNMVMRYRSDLRNLFKFSVNSDDLIFQLKSDVKSPNNNHVSEVITR, encoded by the exons atgtcatcagtgcctttaaaaaaattcaatgcag acTACAGTGAAATCCCGCACGACGATGATTACCGGGAACAATTTCCCTCCATGGGAAATCTCGTGAAACGCAGCGCCCAAAGTTGCTGCTCCGCAAAAATGCTCAAACGTCGCATTCCCGTTGCCTCGTGGGCTCCCAAGtacaaaactaaatttttatttgaggaTTTAGTGGCGGGCGTAACTGTTGGGTTGACTGCTATTCCTCAAGGTATCGCATATGCCGTTGTTGCAGGACTTCCGCCGCAATATGGGCTGTATTCGGGCTTCATGGGCTCatttatgtacatttttttcggaagTTGCAAAGCGACAACAATTGGTCCAACCGCAATTATGGCTTTAATGACGCAACCTTACATCACGGGAAAATCTCCTGACTTTGCGGTGCTTTTGGCGTTTTTATCGGGGATTATTACGCTAATTTTGGGCTTACTTAATCTCGGATTTTTGGTGCAATTTATTTCGACGTCAGTTATTTCGGGATTTACGACAGCAGCTGCCATCACAATTGCGAGCGGGCAAATTAAATCGTTGCTCGGACTTCCGGGAAAAGGCACGGAGTTCCTCGAGGCGTGGGAAAACttcttcaaaaatgtcaaatacaCAAAATGGCAAGATGCGACTCTCGGGATCTCATCAATTGTCGTTCTGTTATTGCTCAAG AAATGCGGCGAACATCGAGGACGTTGGCGAAGTCTCGCAAAGTACATTTCGTTATCGAGAAATGCCATTATTGTGTTTGCGGGCGTCTTGATTGCGTACTTATTTGATATTAATGGCATGGTACCGTTCCAGCTGACGGGCGAAATTGCCAGGGGATTTCCGCCGTTCACTCTACCGCCGTTTTCGACAACCGTCAACAACGAAACAATCGGCTTCAGTGCAATGCTGTCGGAATTGGGATCCGCTACAATTGCCATTCCGCTGATTTCCATTTTGGAAACTGTGACAATTGCCACGATCTTTTGCG AGAAAGGTTCCGCAGTCGATGCCACGCAGGAAATGATCGCTTGCGGTTTGTGTAACATTGTCAATTCTTTTGTGTCGGCGATGCCAACGACAGGTTCGTTCACTCGGAGTGCCGTCAATCATTCGAGCGGTGTGCGTTCGCCGTTAAGTGGACTTTTTACGGGAGGACTTGTGCTGATGGCGCTTGGATTATTGACGagtactttttattatattccgAAATCAACTTTGGCAGCG GTTATCATCGCTGCCATGTTCGGCATGGTCGAATTCCACGAAATCTGGGAGACATTCAAGACAAAACGTATCGACGTCATTCCCATACTCGTTACGTTGTTCGCCTGCCTCTTCATCGGCTTGGAATACGGCATTCTCGTAGGAGTCGGCGTGAATTTGTTGATGGTTTTGCTAAGTAGCTCCCGGCCAACGATTGATCTCGAACACAGTATTGTAGGCGAGCACGAGTTGCTCCTCGTCACACCGAAGCAGAATTTGATATTTACCTGTGCCGACTTTTTCCGCTACAAAACCGTCAAGTATGTCGTGCAAAACCGCCATGTCGACTGGATTGCCATCAACGGCGAATACATACAAAATGTTGATATGACAGCgatgaag AAATTAGCGAACATGATTGATAGCTTGCAGGATCAAGGCAAAAACGTCGTCCTGTGGAATTGGAATCACAAAGCTGCCTTCAACATGGTCATGCGATATCGCAGCGACTtgcgaaatttattcaaattttccgtTAATTCAGACGATTTAATTTTCCAGCTCAAGAGTGACGTCAAGTCGCCGAATAATAATCATGTGTCTGAAGTTATTacacgataa
- the LOC134828712 gene encoding sodium-independent sulfate anion transporter-like isoform X1 produces the protein MTGSSHNNYGTVRSNNNNNNNNENVINEDYSEIPHDDDYREQFPSMGNLVKRSAQSCCSAKMLKRRIPVASWAPKYKTKFLFEDLVAGVTVGLTAIPQGIAYAVVAGLPPQYGLYSGFMGSFMYIFFGSCKATTIGPTAIMALMTQPYITGKSPDFAVLLAFLSGIITLILGLLNLGFLVQFISTSVISGFTTAAAITIASGQIKSLLGLPGKGTEFLEAWENFFKNVKYTKWQDATLGISSIVVLLLLKKCGEHRGRWRSLAKYISLSRNAIIVFAGVLIAYLFDINGMVPFQLTGEIARGFPPFTLPPFSTTVNNETIGFSAMLSELGSATIAIPLISILETVTIATIFCEKGSAVDATQEMIACGLCNIVNSFVSAMPTTGSFTRSAVNHSSGVRSPLSGLFTGGLVLMALGLLTSTFYYIPKSTLAAVIIAAMFGMVEFHEIWETFKTKRIDVIPILVTLFACLFIGLEYGILVGVGVNLLMVLLSSSRPTIDLEHSIVGEHELLLVTPKQNLIFTCADFFRYKTVKYVVQNRHVDWIAINGEYIQNVDMTAMKKLANMIDSLQDQGKNVVLWNWNHKAAFNMVMRYRSDLRNLFKFSVNSDDLIFQLKSDVKSPNNNHVSEVITR, from the exons ATGACGGGATCAAGTCATAATAATTACGGGACAGTTcgaagcaataataataataataataataacgaaaatgTGATAAACGAGG acTACAGTGAAATCCCGCACGACGATGATTACCGGGAACAATTTCCCTCCATGGGAAATCTCGTGAAACGCAGCGCCCAAAGTTGCTGCTCCGCAAAAATGCTCAAACGTCGCATTCCCGTTGCCTCGTGGGCTCCCAAGtacaaaactaaatttttatttgaggaTTTAGTGGCGGGCGTAACTGTTGGGTTGACTGCTATTCCTCAAGGTATCGCATATGCCGTTGTTGCAGGACTTCCGCCGCAATATGGGCTGTATTCGGGCTTCATGGGCTCatttatgtacatttttttcggaagTTGCAAAGCGACAACAATTGGTCCAACCGCAATTATGGCTTTAATGACGCAACCTTACATCACGGGAAAATCTCCTGACTTTGCGGTGCTTTTGGCGTTTTTATCGGGGATTATTACGCTAATTTTGGGCTTACTTAATCTCGGATTTTTGGTGCAATTTATTTCGACGTCAGTTATTTCGGGATTTACGACAGCAGCTGCCATCACAATTGCGAGCGGGCAAATTAAATCGTTGCTCGGACTTCCGGGAAAAGGCACGGAGTTCCTCGAGGCGTGGGAAAACttcttcaaaaatgtcaaatacaCAAAATGGCAAGATGCGACTCTCGGGATCTCATCAATTGTCGTTCTGTTATTGCTCAAG AAATGCGGCGAACATCGAGGACGTTGGCGAAGTCTCGCAAAGTACATTTCGTTATCGAGAAATGCCATTATTGTGTTTGCGGGCGTCTTGATTGCGTACTTATTTGATATTAATGGCATGGTACCGTTCCAGCTGACGGGCGAAATTGCCAGGGGATTTCCGCCGTTCACTCTACCGCCGTTTTCGACAACCGTCAACAACGAAACAATCGGCTTCAGTGCAATGCTGTCGGAATTGGGATCCGCTACAATTGCCATTCCGCTGATTTCCATTTTGGAAACTGTGACAATTGCCACGATCTTTTGCG AGAAAGGTTCCGCAGTCGATGCCACGCAGGAAATGATCGCTTGCGGTTTGTGTAACATTGTCAATTCTTTTGTGTCGGCGATGCCAACGACAGGTTCGTTCACTCGGAGTGCCGTCAATCATTCGAGCGGTGTGCGTTCGCCGTTAAGTGGACTTTTTACGGGAGGACTTGTGCTGATGGCGCTTGGATTATTGACGagtactttttattatattccgAAATCAACTTTGGCAGCG GTTATCATCGCTGCCATGTTCGGCATGGTCGAATTCCACGAAATCTGGGAGACATTCAAGACAAAACGTATCGACGTCATTCCCATACTCGTTACGTTGTTCGCCTGCCTCTTCATCGGCTTGGAATACGGCATTCTCGTAGGAGTCGGCGTGAATTTGTTGATGGTTTTGCTAAGTAGCTCCCGGCCAACGATTGATCTCGAACACAGTATTGTAGGCGAGCACGAGTTGCTCCTCGTCACACCGAAGCAGAATTTGATATTTACCTGTGCCGACTTTTTCCGCTACAAAACCGTCAAGTATGTCGTGCAAAACCGCCATGTCGACTGGATTGCCATCAACGGCGAATACATACAAAATGTTGATATGACAGCgatgaag AAATTAGCGAACATGATTGATAGCTTGCAGGATCAAGGCAAAAACGTCGTCCTGTGGAATTGGAATCACAAAGCTGCCTTCAACATGGTCATGCGATATCGCAGCGACTtgcgaaatttattcaaattttccgtTAATTCAGACGATTTAATTTTCCAGCTCAAGAGTGACGTCAAGTCGCCGAATAATAATCATGTGTCTGAAGTTATTacacgataa